In Paenibacillus kyungheensis, the following are encoded in one genomic region:
- a CDS encoding GNAT family N-acetyltransferase has translation MYQSQLKLVQASSIHKEQLAELRAMVLQEDLTRLGRFDEHKVRQRFRNAFDPSYTWLIEVEGKIAGCVALKPEQEGYILEHFYMYPDVQGHGIGSQTLRQLLARPHLQGKVVHLNVLQGSPAQRLYERFGFELDSEDEVDIFMSRTI, from the coding sequence ATGTACCAATCACAACTTAAGCTGGTTCAAGCATCATCTATACATAAAGAGCAATTGGCTGAACTACGGGCGATGGTTCTGCAAGAAGATCTTACCCGTCTGGGTCGATTTGATGAGCATAAGGTTCGTCAGCGCTTTCGTAATGCTTTTGATCCGAGTTATACATGGTTGATCGAAGTGGAAGGAAAGATAGCAGGTTGCGTTGCTTTAAAGCCAGAACAGGAGGGTTACATTTTAGAGCATTTTTATATGTATCCTGATGTTCAAGGTCATGGCATAGGCAGTCAGACACTGCGTCAATTGTTAGCTCGACCTCATCTTCAAGGTAAAGTCGTTCATCTCAATGTACTCCAAGGTAGCCCGGCACAAAGACTTTACGAACGTTTTGGATTTGAGCTTGATTCTGAAGATGAAGTGGATATCTTTATGAGTCGCACGATATAA
- a CDS encoding phosphodiester glycosidase family protein, with product MKTLSRLMIAILSIVMILCLLPTAGSSAVAAGSGIKAATQKVSAAGRTFTVQTVRIPKGTKTGIGLANQQVGQTASLSSIVKHYGAQAAINGAFFEAYGGAPDPYGTLIKNGRIAHLGRYGTTIGFLANGTALMDSLRLSVTGTVQSTTGKSSSWYAIWVNRLPGASSTSVIYTSDRGTNTGFTGGIAVTVVNNKVTHKGNNNKTKIPSNGYVLVYTGDQKYAADRFTVGATVNMNIAYQDINGKDIPWQQVVTAVGAGPRLVKDSKIALNAEAEGFQDSKILTAAGARSGIAIMADGSVMIATVPGATMKQWAAIMQKLGAKQAMNLDGGASSGMYANGRMLTAPGRLLSNTLIFGASGS from the coding sequence ATGAAAACATTATCGCGCTTAATGATCGCTATATTGTCTATAGTAATGATTCTGTGCTTGCTACCTACTGCTGGTTCTTCAGCGGTAGCAGCAGGGTCAGGAATCAAAGCTGCAACGCAGAAAGTGTCTGCTGCTGGACGAACATTTACTGTACAGACTGTTCGTATTCCCAAAGGAACCAAAACAGGTATAGGACTAGCTAATCAACAAGTCGGTCAGACTGCTTCTTTATCTTCTATCGTCAAACATTATGGTGCTCAAGCAGCTATTAATGGTGCTTTTTTTGAAGCGTATGGTGGTGCGCCTGATCCTTATGGTACGTTAATTAAGAACGGTCGTATCGCGCATTTGGGCAGATATGGCACAACGATAGGATTTTTGGCAAATGGTACAGCGTTGATGGATTCGTTACGATTGTCTGTCACAGGAACAGTGCAATCGACAACAGGCAAATCGTCTAGCTGGTACGCTATCTGGGTGAATCGTCTTCCCGGTGCTTCCAGTACATCTGTTATCTACACGTCTGATCGAGGTACCAATACAGGCTTCACAGGTGGAATTGCAGTTACTGTAGTGAATAACAAAGTAACGCATAAAGGAAACAACAACAAAACCAAAATTCCATCTAATGGATATGTGCTTGTGTATACAGGAGATCAGAAATACGCGGCTGATCGCTTTACGGTAGGTGCTACTGTCAACATGAATATCGCTTACCAGGATATCAATGGCAAAGATATTCCATGGCAACAAGTCGTGACTGCGGTAGGTGCAGGCCCAAGATTAGTGAAAGACAGTAAAATCGCTCTAAATGCAGAAGCAGAAGGATTCCAAGATTCTAAAATTTTGACTGCTGCTGGTGCACGTAGTGGGATTGCAATAATGGCGGATGGTTCGGTGATGATTGCGACTGTTCCAGGAGCAACCATGAAACAATGGGCAGCTATTATGCAAAAGCTTGGCGCTAAACAAGCGATGAATTTAGATGGAGGCGCTTCATCGGGAATGTATGCAAATGGACGTATGCTTACTGCACCCGGACGCTTATTAAGCAATACGTTAATTTTTGGTGCAAGCGGTTCATAA
- a CDS encoding DsbA family protein — protein MANKKKVNPAIKRQQQQEYKQKEALRQKKLMRNLIIGTVAVIAVIVLLIIFVPNNKTAEATTFDYNQLPVKGETTAPVKIVEFGDFKCPICKQFNEIIVPQIQKDYISNGTAAMYFMNFPFLGPDSTTAALAVESVYHQNNDAFWKYFDAIYTNQGDENTEWATTDFLVNLAKKADASIDTTKLRQDIENKTYAKQVQAQYDKGKELNLPGTPSIYINGVEYTGDLGDYTALKAAIEKAKTEAGSEG, from the coding sequence ATGGCGAATAAGAAAAAAGTAAACCCAGCCATCAAAAGACAGCAACAACAAGAATACAAACAAAAAGAAGCGTTACGTCAAAAGAAGTTAATGCGTAATCTTATTATTGGAACTGTAGCTGTGATTGCAGTGATTGTTCTACTTATTATTTTCGTACCGAACAACAAAACAGCCGAAGCGACTACGTTTGATTACAATCAGCTTCCTGTCAAAGGTGAAACCACAGCTCCTGTCAAAATTGTAGAATTTGGCGATTTCAAATGCCCGATTTGTAAACAGTTCAATGAAATTATTGTGCCACAGATTCAAAAAGATTACATTTCCAATGGTACAGCCGCTATGTACTTTATGAACTTCCCGTTTTTGGGACCTGATTCCACAACAGCAGCTTTGGCTGTAGAGTCTGTGTATCACCAAAACAATGATGCGTTCTGGAAATATTTTGACGCTATTTATACTAATCAAGGCGATGAAAATACAGAATGGGCAACTACCGATTTTCTTGTTAATTTAGCTAAAAAAGCAGATGCGTCAATTGATACGACCAAGCTTCGTCAAGATATCGAAAATAAAACGTATGCCAAACAAGTACAAGCTCAATACGATAAAGGCAAAGAATTAAATCTTCCAGGCACGCCATCGATCTACATTAACGGAGTAGAGTATACAGGCGATCTAGGCGATTATACTGCACTCAAAGCAGCAATTGAGAAAGCCAAAACAGAAGCCGGATCGGAGGGCTAA
- a CDS encoding RluA family pseudouridine synthase, with protein MILKNIMQRRMGISRKLLSRLKMTEQGVMLNGQHVYVSVKVQAGDLLEIRMEREQSDDILPQAQQIDVIYEDQHLLIVNKQAGIIVHPTSGHYTDTLANGVVHYWQERGEKFRFRPVHRLDQDTSGVLAIAKNPYVHQHISEQMMQNTVQKRYHAYVHHIPVILQDRIEGAIDRDLVEPHMRVVTPDGYPAATRYQVLESFPERDVSLIELELETGRTHQIRVHMKHIGCPLVGDRLYGYARPDNNIDPSSSIAQLDQLAGRQALHAVELGFVHPVTGEEMLFHAPLPEDLAILDAELRGHEA; from the coding sequence ATGATTCTCAAAAATATTATGCAACGCCGGATGGGCATTTCACGCAAATTGCTTTCACGTCTTAAAATGACAGAGCAAGGGGTAATGCTGAACGGTCAACATGTGTATGTAAGCGTCAAAGTGCAAGCAGGCGATCTATTAGAGATTCGGATGGAGCGAGAACAATCCGATGATATTTTGCCACAAGCCCAGCAGATCGATGTGATCTATGAAGATCAGCATCTATTGATCGTTAACAAACAAGCAGGCATTATCGTGCATCCTACGAGCGGACATTACACCGATACACTGGCAAATGGAGTAGTTCATTACTGGCAAGAGCGCGGAGAGAAGTTCCGCTTCCGTCCGGTGCATCGATTAGATCAAGATACATCGGGTGTGCTGGCTATCGCCAAAAATCCGTATGTACATCAACATATTTCAGAACAAATGATGCAGAATACAGTCCAGAAAAGATATCATGCCTATGTGCATCATATTCCGGTGATATTACAAGATCGCATCGAAGGAGCGATTGATCGTGATCTAGTTGAGCCTCATATGCGAGTAGTCACACCGGATGGATATCCAGCAGCTACCCGTTATCAAGTGCTAGAATCTTTTCCAGAGCGTGATGTATCATTAATTGAACTGGAATTAGAGACCGGACGTACCCATCAGATTCGGGTACATATGAAGCATATCGGTTGTCCATTGGTTGGCGATCGGTTATATGGTTATGCGCGACCAGACAATAATATAGACCCTTCTAGCTCTATCGCTCAATTGGATCAACTTGCAGGCAGACAAGCGTTACACGCTGTTGAGCTAGGTTTTGTACATCCAGTTACAGGTGAAGAGATGCTTTTTCACGCACCATTACCTGAAGATTTAGCAATACTGGATGCAGAATTACGAGGACATGAAGCTTGA
- a CDS encoding ROK family protein: protein MKKLGAIEAGGTKFVCGIGTEDGEILERVSFPTETPEITMKNVISFFEGKGVEAIGIGSFGPIDPIKGSPTYGYITTTPKPHWGQYNIVGHMKEHFDVPIGFDTDVNGAALGEHKWGAAQGLSSCIYITVGTGIGAGAVVDGKMLHGLSHPEMGHILVRRHPDDHFEGFCPYHGDCLEGVAAGPAIERRWQVKGSELTPEHPAWEMEAYYLAQALMNYVLILSPQKIVMGGGVMKQEQLFPLIREKLQKLLAGYVQHPSLNEQIDQFIVPPQLGDNAGLCGALALADLAWSGEKGATNGE, encoded by the coding sequence ATGAAAAAATTAGGGGCTATTGAAGCAGGCGGTACTAAATTTGTATGCGGGATCGGTACAGAGGATGGAGAAATTTTAGAAAGAGTAAGTTTCCCAACCGAAACGCCTGAGATTACGATGAAAAATGTAATTTCTTTTTTTGAAGGTAAAGGGGTTGAAGCGATCGGGATAGGTTCTTTTGGACCGATTGATCCGATTAAAGGCAGCCCAACTTATGGATACATAACGACTACACCCAAGCCACACTGGGGACAATACAATATTGTAGGACATATGAAAGAGCATTTTGATGTACCGATCGGTTTTGATACCGATGTGAATGGTGCGGCTTTAGGCGAACACAAATGGGGAGCAGCGCAAGGATTATCGAGCTGTATTTATATTACGGTAGGTACAGGTATTGGTGCTGGAGCAGTAGTCGATGGTAAAATGCTACATGGACTATCTCATCCAGAAATGGGACATATTTTGGTTCGTCGTCATCCTGATGATCATTTTGAAGGATTCTGCCCTTATCATGGCGATTGTCTGGAAGGTGTAGCAGCCGGCCCTGCGATTGAACGACGCTGGCAAGTTAAAGGTTCTGAGCTAACTCCAGAACATCCTGCATGGGAAATGGAAGCTTACTATCTGGCGCAAGCATTAATGAACTATGTACTAATTCTATCCCCACAAAAAATTGTGATGGGTGGCGGCGTGATGAAGCAAGAGCAATTGTTCCCGCTAATTCGTGAAAAATTACAAAAGCTTCTAGCTGGTTATGTACAGCATCCTAGCTTAAATGAACAAATTGACCAATTTATCGTCCCTCCACAATTGGGTGATAATGCTGGATTATGCGGAGCGCTCGCTTTAGCAGATCTAGCATGGTCTGGAGAAAAAGGTGCAACCAATGGCGAATAA
- a CDS encoding 5'-3' exonuclease — protein MKDQKIMLVDGMALLFRAYYATAQSGYIRRTKSGIPTNAIYGFVRYLWDAVQLYNPTHIACCWDVSSKTFRTEEFAAYKGNRSAAPDDLIPQFDLILEVTESMGIPNLSAPGYEADDCIGTISRELEADMEVLILTGDHDMLQLVDERTSVIIMKKGYGNYKVYTPESLMEEKELTPAQIIDMKALMGDASDNYPGVKGIGEKTAIKLVKEYGTIAGILENLDQLTPSIRTKIENGLDMLHMSHRLAAIHREVPVVCSLDASLLLLEDDIILTKFEELEIKSLCSMLGVGVF, from the coding sequence ATGAAAGATCAAAAAATAATGTTAGTCGATGGAATGGCACTGTTATTCCGAGCTTATTATGCAACAGCGCAATCCGGTTATATTCGTCGCACAAAGTCAGGGATTCCTACGAATGCGATTTACGGGTTTGTACGTTATCTATGGGACGCTGTACAACTGTATAATCCTACTCATATCGCTTGTTGTTGGGATGTTAGTAGCAAAACGTTTCGTACCGAAGAATTTGCTGCTTACAAAGGAAATCGTTCAGCTGCACCGGATGATCTGATTCCTCAATTTGATTTGATTTTGGAAGTGACCGAAAGTATGGGTATTCCTAATCTAAGTGCACCTGGTTATGAAGCTGATGATTGTATCGGTACCATTTCACGTGAGCTTGAAGCAGATATGGAAGTTCTGATTTTGACAGGAGATCATGATATGTTACAGCTAGTGGATGAACGGACTAGCGTGATTATTATGAAAAAAGGCTATGGTAATTACAAAGTCTATACGCCTGAATCACTAATGGAAGAAAAGGAATTAACACCTGCTCAGATTATTGATATGAAAGCTCTGATGGGCGATGCTAGTGACAACTATCCAGGAGTCAAAGGAATCGGTGAAAAAACAGCGATTAAGCTGGTCAAAGAGTACGGAACAATCGCAGGAATATTGGAAAATTTAGATCAATTAACACCTTCGATTCGTACAAAAATTGAAAATGGTCTCGATATGCTTCATATGTCTCATCGCTTGGCGGCGATTCATCGTGAAGTACCTGTCGTTTGTTCGCTGGATGCCAGTCTTTTGCTTTTAGAAGATGATATCATTCTGACGAAATTTGAAGAACTAGAGATCAAAAGTCTTTGTTCTATGTTAGGCGTAGGTGTATTTTAA
- a CDS encoding arsenate reductase family protein → MSKLTVYQYPQCSTCRNAIKWLRAEGHELNLIHIVESPPTAEQLRELVEHSELELKKFFNTSGEVYKSQNLKEKLPSMDAQEQLQLLSENGKLIKRPIVTDGDKVTVGFKESMYEEAWKA, encoded by the coding sequence ATGAGTAAATTAACAGTATATCAATACCCACAATGCAGTACATGTCGCAATGCAATCAAATGGCTACGTGCAGAAGGTCATGAATTGAACTTAATTCATATTGTAGAATCTCCACCTACCGCAGAGCAATTACGTGAATTGGTTGAACATAGCGAACTGGAATTGAAGAAATTTTTCAATACCAGCGGTGAAGTCTATAAAAGTCAGAATCTAAAAGAAAAATTACCATCTATGGATGCTCAAGAACAACTACAATTGTTATCTGAAAATGGTAAATTGATTAAACGTCCGATTGTAACAGATGGGGATAAAGTGACAGTAGGATTCAAAGAATCGATGTATGAAGAAGCATGGAAAGCGTAA